Within the Nitrospira sp. genome, the region CACACGTGCATCCATTGGCAACTCTGATTGACTCGGAGCACCCCGCTTCTTCCGGCCTTCGCGGTTACCGGTCCACGATGACGGGCGCGAGCCGGCCGTGGAAGCGGAGGATAGCCAGGACGGTGATGGGGAGATACATCAAGAGGCCTGTTGTGCCGAGGAGCCCTTCTCCGATCCAAAAGGTCACCGCGAGGTTGAACACCAGCACACCATAGTACAGGCCGCAGCCGAGCAGCACGTTGCCGGTGGTCTGCAGAGAAGCCGTCGAGAATGTGGCGGCGGCGGGCAACTGAGCGTCGATGACACGATACACGGCGAGCGAGATCAATGCGACGACGGCCCACCCGAGGTAGTTTGAAAGTGGTACACCGAAGTGAATGCCGCTCTCGGGATAGAAGTAGATCTTGCCCAGGAACCATCGATCGCCTCGAAGGGCGACTGGGTCAATGACGACGTCGATCAACGCAAAGAAGAATGCCGTCAGTCCAATGACCCGCCATGAGCGGCGAGTCGGCGAATCGAACCTGAGTGCAGGCACGCCGGCGCTGCCATCACTCGATGGGCTCGCGTGGGCCGGCAAGAGAAACCAGAGCGCCAGGCAATAGCTGGCAAACAACAGGAAGGGAAACGACAATGGGTCCATGACCGGGACGTTCCAGAGATACAGTTCCTCCCCTTCCGTCGAGCCGTTATAGAAGTACCAGCCGAACGGAAAGCCGTTGCGCGTCGACGACAGCTCGCACAGCAAGGCGGTGAGCCATGTATTGAAGAAGAACAACCACGTTCTCGTCCACCCCAACAGCCGCCACGAGCACAATAGAAACGCCGCGAGAAAGGCGAAGACGTAGGGACGGAGCAGGATCGTTTTGAAGAGGAGGGCGACTATTTCCACAGCGCCTTTGCCACGGTCGTCATCTGTCATGCGTCAATCGTGACAGAATCAATTCTTCCGAATAACGTGTGACATGTGACGAAGCTCCTTCCTTACGCATAGCTATGCTCACGGAACCACCGCACAGCCTTTTCCAGCGCGATCTCCACCGGCGGTTGGGGCAGGCCGAGCTCACGGACGGCTTTCGAGCAATCGTAGTGCATCGTGTATTTCGCCATCTTCACGCCTTCGAGCGGAATGCGTGGAGGCCGATGCGTCACGAAGTCGGCGATCCACTTGTTCGCATAGGCCAGAGGGAGAATGGCCAATCGCGGAAGTTTGATCGTGGGTGCCGGCACCCCTGTGATGTGGCTCAATAGCGCGAAGATGTCCCGCAGCATGAGATTTTTGTTGCCGAGGATGTAGCGCTCGCCTTGCCGCCCTCGCTCCATCGCAAGGAGATGCCCCGCCGCCACGTCGTCCACGTCGATGAGATTCATCCCGGTTTCGATGTAGGCCGGCATGCGGCCTTTCATGAAATCGACGATCATCTGCCCGGTCGGGGTGGGCTTGATGTCACCGGCCCCGACGGGCGCACTGGGATTCACGATGACGACCGGGAGTCCCTGCGTCGCGAGCCGGTGCACTTCCTGCTCGGCCAGAAATTTCGATCGTTTGTAATCGCCGGCCATCTGTTCCAACGACACTGGTGTTGTTTCCGTACCGGGCCCTCCCTCCGGGGGCAGGCCGATAGCCCCAATGGTGCTGGTATAGATGGTGCGCTCGATGCCCACCTCTCCGGCGGCCTCGAGCAAATTGCGGGTTCCGGCCACATTGATGTCATAAAAGATCGATGGATTGTTGGCCCATAGGGCGTAATGTGCGGCGACGTGATAGAGTCGTTGGCAGCCCTTCAAGGCCCGGATGAGGGACGCCTTGTCCCGTAAATCTCCCTGCACCGGCATGACGGGCAATTCCTGAATATTGCGAAGATCGCTACCGGAGCGGGCGAGCACGCGGACGTCTTGGCCGGCCGCGACCAGTGCGCGGGCCACGGCCCCCCCGACGAAGCCGGTGGCGCCTGTGACGAGGGTGGTCATGGGAAGTGCTCAGTGCTGAGTCCTGAGTGCTGAATGCAAACAGTACGATGGATCAGATGAGCAAGCCAAGGGAGATCGGGGTGAAAGGTCTGGCCCGGCGTGATGGCGTTCAACTTAGCACTCAGCACCCAGCACCCAGCACTAGTTCTTGCGGGCGGTGATGTAGCGGGCGATGTCGCGCAACGGATCGGCCTTTGCGCCGAAGGATGAGAGGCGACCGATCGCACGATCCACGCATTCGTTGGCCAGCCGTCGAGCTCCGTCGACCCCGAAGAATGTTGGATAGGTTTTCTTCCCACGCTCGGCATCCGTATTGGGGTTCTTCCCCAATTCTTCGCGGGTGCCCGTGACGTTGAGCACATCGTCGGCGATTTGAAACGCAAGCCCGATGTCTTCCGCGTATCCGGTCACATCTTTCAACTGCGTCGCCGTTGCTCCTCCCGCGATCGCCCCCATCCGGACCGCGGCGCGGATCAACATCCCGGTCTTGTGCTTGTGAATGGTCTGGAGCGTCGCCAGATCGATGTCCTGGTTTTCGGCCTGAATGTCCAACACCTGTCCGCCAACCATGCCGGCGTGCCCGGACCCGATGGCAAGCTCTCGAATCAGCTGGACTCGACGGGCATCGAGGATCCCATCACAGTCTTGCGGGCTCGTACAGAGTTCAAAGGCCAACGTCAGCAGCGCATCGCCCGCCAGGATCGCGATGGCCTCGCCATAGACCTTGTGATTGGTCGGCTTCCCCCGGCGAAAGTCGTCGTTGTCCATGGCGGGCAGGTCATCATGGATCAACGAATAGGTATGGATCAGTTCGAGCGAGGCGGCGATCGGCATGATGCCCGGTGAATCGAAGCCCAACGCCTCCGCGGCGGCGATCGTGAGAATGGGCCGCACGCGTTTGCCACCGGCGGACACACTGTACCGAATCGACTCGTGCAGCGTAGTCGGCGACGTCGTCGCGACCGGCAAGACGCGGTCCAGGTAACGGTCGATGGCTTCTCGTTTTCCCTCGAGATAGCGGCGGATGTCGATGGACATAGATCGGCTGGTCGCTTGCACGAGCACGGTTAGACGCGCGAGACTAGCAACAAGTTCGTCATGCTGTCAAACAAGCTCGTGGTCACCAGGCGGTCCTTGTTTTTCCGCCGGATGCTTGGCTATACTGCGCCACTTATGGGATTTCCGCGTATTGGTGGTGGGGATTGGGAACCGCTGCTCCTGGGTATCGAACCCCGCAAGTGTAAAGTCTGTGGACAAGGTCTGTACCGGGATCAGACGCTCTTTCGGGGCGGGTGGTCGCGCTGCACGGTATGCGACGAATTCGTGCACTATAGTTGTCTGGCCAGCGGCCGCGTGTCGTTTTTGAAACGACGTCCGCGCGTGTGCAAGAAGTGCGCGGAAATGACGCCGACGTCATCCACCACCAAACCCGGCAATCAAGCTGCCTAATCCGTCCCAGCCAATGACACGCGAGATGTCTGCTGTCCGACCCACCTGGAACGCCTGGTTCACGACCGCCGTGCGATCCGTGCTTGCGCCGCTGCTGTTCCTGTGGAGCGGATTTTTCACGGGCGACTTCGTGCTCAGCGGGGCCTATACCTGGCCGCGGACGAGCCGCATCTTCGTGTTGACGGCCACCCTGCTCATTCTCGGATACGAATTTGTGTACAAGGCCCAACGGTCCGATGCGGAGCATCAGGCCGATGTACACGCAAGGCGTGCGGTATTGACCGCCTGCGTGCTCCCCTACGTCGCCGGTGTCGTGCTCCTCTTGATCATTGTGTTCGTGGTCCGATAGCTGATCCTCCGACGCGAGCGTCGGAGACACGTTTCACCTCGCAAGGCCCCCGATTGCTATGGCCCAGATTTTTCACAGCGGGGCGTTCGTCCAACAATGTTTCGCCGTCCATCCCCTCTGCTTGAGCGTCAAGCGCTATGAAGGCAGCGATCGGATGGTGCTCACGTGCACGTCGTGCAACATGTCGCATCGTCTGACCGTCGGAGAGGTGTTGGCGCGTCTGATGGTCGTCCCATCGGAATCGGGAGTCCCCCTCACGCCCGAATCCTCGGTGTCTCCGGCTGAACAATTGGCCCATTGCGCGGCGGAACACGCACCGGCCTTGTCTGTGCGGGCGGTCGACGTGGTGGAAGAGTTGATCGGGCTGCGCTGTGGCGAGTGCCGGCGCGTATACGAACTCACAATTCCCGCTATTGAAACACATCAACGCTAACGCGCGGTCATGGTGGCCTGCTTGCAGGGCTTCTCCATCAGGGGGAAGCCGACGGGGCGGTCCCTTGTGACTGCGGATCCGATCCAATTTGACGCGCGAGAAATCGCGTTGTTGGGCGATCCCGCGCTCTTTCGCCTCAAAGCCCAGGTTGACGCCAAACTGCGACGCACCTTGGAAGCGGTGCACGCGGAGTTGCGCGACGAATGCCGGACTACCGCGCTCCAGGCCCCGGACGAGTTCGATCCCGACAAGATGCAGCTTGTCAAGGGCGAACACCTCGAGCACCATCCGTACCAGTATCTGGACTATCCGAAACACTTCCACGGCGAGACGACATTTACGTTTCGCACGTTGGTGTGGTGGGGTCATCACGTGGTGTTCGCATGGCTTCTGGAAGGCGGCCACCTGCCTCTTTATAAGCGCCGATTGCTGGCACGCTATCAGGATCTAGTCGGACAGGAGCTGGAAATCAGTCTGGCGCCGAGTCTGTGGGAATGGAAGCGCGGGGAGGGGTACACGCTGCCGCTTTTGTCGGATCGCAGGTCTCACGCTGCGGCGGTGATCGAACGACGGAGCAGCCTCAAGGTCAGTCGCGTCGTGCTCACGGACGAT harbors:
- a CDS encoding farnesyl-diphosphate synthase, with protein sequence MSIDIRRYLEGKREAIDRYLDRVLPVATTSPTTLHESIRYSVSAGGKRVRPILTIAAAEALGFDSPGIMPIAASLELIHTYSLIHDDLPAMDNDDFRRGKPTNHKVYGEAIAILAGDALLTLAFELCTSPQDCDGILDARRVQLIRELAIGSGHAGMVGGQVLDIQAENQDIDLATLQTIHKHKTGMLIRAAVRMGAIAGGATATQLKDVTGYAEDIGLAFQIADDVLNVTGTREELGKNPNTDAERGKKTYPTFFGVDGARRLANECVDRAIGRLSSFGAKADPLRDIARYITARKN
- the hpnA gene encoding dihydroflavonol-4-reductase: MTTLVTGATGFVGGAVARALVAAGQDVRVLARSGSDLRNIQELPVMPVQGDLRDKASLIRALKGCQRLYHVAAHYALWANNPSIFYDINVAGTRNLLEAAGEVGIERTIYTSTIGAIGLPPEGGPGTETTPVSLEQMAGDYKRSKFLAEQEVHRLATQGLPVVIVNPSAPVGAGDIKPTPTGQMIVDFMKGRMPAYIETGMNLIDVDDVAAGHLLAMERGRQGERYILGNKNLMLRDIFALLSHITGVPAPTIKLPRLAILPLAYANKWIADFVTHRPPRIPLEGVKMAKYTMHYDCSKAVRELGLPQPPVEIALEKAVRWFREHSYA
- a CDS encoding membrane protein — translated: MTDDDRGKGAVEIVALLFKTILLRPYVFAFLAAFLLCSWRLLGWTRTWLFFFNTWLTALLCELSSTRNGFPFGWYFYNGSTEGEELYLWNVPVMDPLSFPFLLFASYCLALWFLLPAHASPSSDGSAGVPALRFDSPTRRSWRVIGLTAFFFALIDVVIDPVALRGDRWFLGKIYFYPESGIHFGVPLSNYLGWAVVALISLAVYRVIDAQLPAAATFSTASLQTTGNVLLGCGLYYGVLVFNLAVTFWIGEGLLGTTGLLMYLPITVLAILRFHGRLAPVIVDR